The genomic window TTATTCATCAGGATGTTCATTCACAGAGTTGTGGATTTAAATAGTTCTCTTTATTCAGCACAAATCTGGCGAGTGATGCTCTCTGGAAAGCCTGTGAAGTCGTGATAACCACAGGTCCCCATGTTTAGTTTAGCGCTCTCTATGCTCTGACTGGATTCATGAGGCATTGTGATAAGGAGGTGAggcttagtgtgtgtgtgcatgtgtgtgtgtgttctctcccCTCGTCCTGCCAGCCCATCTGACAAGCCCTCCAACTATTTACGAGCTCAGCCGATTCCTGCCTCACTTCATTAGCCCCAGCTATGAGACCGTTGCTAAAATTAGTCCCCTGTGCAATGTGTAGCCCCTCCAACacacttacacaaacacacacacctcttccacctacacacacagacacaaagagcgGAAAACTTTTCCACTGCCAAGTCATGTTTTCCAAATGCTCCTGTTCCAAACGCTGTTCTTTAGACCCCACAGTTCTGCAGACGATGTTAAAAGGATTTGTCAGTGAGACCTACTTTctctatctcacacacacacacacacacacacacacacagacgatgaacacacacagaaaacacgtGGAAGTTTGACTTGTTAGGATGACGTACTCAGGCAAGATAAACTAAAGTTTTTTAGTTCATGGAAACATGAAGTCATCGAGATATTCACAGCTTTGGCATTTCATTCCTTATTAAGATATTAACCCTCTCatgcccctctcctctcttctcctccaggCGTTGTGCGGCTGTACAGTTAGCATTCCCACGCTGGAAAACCGCATCATCTCGCTCCCCTGTCATGACATCATCAAGCCAGGGACGGTGAAGCGGCTCAGAGGAGAAGGTCTGCCTTTCCCCAAGAACCCGTCACAGCGTGGTGATCTCATCGTGGAGTTTTCTGTCCGATTTCCCGACAGGATCCCCCCTCAGTCCAGAGAGATTATCAGACAACACCTCCCCCAGTCTTAGGAAGACTCACCTTCAGCTCCTCCACCACCAAACACTCCAAACTAAATTACCCAGACCCAGAAAACCAACACTTAATTCTCCAGGTTCGACCCTCAGCATAGTTCCCACCTCCAGTCCCCAAGTCCTGAGATAATGCACGCAGCATTAAACAGACACTGTAGTTTATAGGGACTTCACAGTGGGAGGATGAAGGAAGAATGCCGAGACGAATGGCAGTATCAGGATGtgattatttgtttgttttgtcttttggctcaaacatacaacacacacacacacacacacacacacacacacatacacacacaggcacccAAACAGTGGAGCAGTGCTGAGGATGGGCTCAGCACAACCGTGGCTTTTACTGGTCTTTTCTTAACTCTGTTTTTTACGGATTTATCAGTGGTTTTATATGCTGTCCAACTCTGATCCTCGTCTTTTTGTGATAGGATGAAGCGtgagatattttttaaaaagaaacattttttccagGTTTTTCTTTTCCAAAGGAAGTTTCAGATaggattatttatttttaccttgAGTGTTCCAGCAGCTTAAGTGTGTTCAGTGCAAACCCCAGTTTTAACATAACCCCTTCCCCCACTCGCCACCTGCTTTCCCATGCTTTCAGTCTGATGAAGCATTGTGCTTTAAGTCTGTAGGCCGTTTAGTAAGATCTGTCTCTCCTAAAATCTGTTGTATCCTGATGCGTGCAACGCCACAGCGCACTTAAAGTCCTGCGTTACTCCAAGAAATATTAGCGTATCTCAGCTGCAGTGGAAAATCTGGGAATGACAATCACATACTGTAACAGCAGTGTAAGCTTGGATAATACAATCTGCACATGATATGGGTGCTTTCCCTTCTGAACTGAATAGCCTGGCTCGCTATCTGAGGGACATTTAGGTGCCTTAGCCCGGTGTCATGCCacacatgtgaacacacacacacaggtcacacTGTAATATACACAACCAGCCATGTTAAGTGCACAACAGACGATGCCCTATGCTGTGTTAGACATTGCCATCGGGAGCTGGTGAAAACACAGTCCCTAAGCAATGTGAAGTTGATCCCcataatgtactgtatgtaagcAAGGACATTTTTAGGAAGAGATTTGATACAAAACTGATGAATTTTGCCAGTGCATCCCTGTAAAGTGCCGTACAAGTACAGGTTGGATTTCCCAGAGGAGTGAAAACATTCAATTAATCTGAATTAGTAAGTAGTTGAGATTTCTCTGGGAAACTCAGCTTTGTTGTGTGTATTCTGCTTTCTCTTGTGCCATTTGAAGGCCATGTCTCGGTGCTACTGTGAGCAGTGCCAAAAATAGACACCCTTGGTGTCTAATTATTGGTTTCATGGTTTCAGTTTGTGATTTGATAAGTGCTTCTGTCCTCTGTAACATGTGTACATCAAACTTTACATCTGTTTTTTCAAGTAGAAAACCCTGTTTAGGAAACAGGTTTTGTAATATTGCAGCAGCTGTTCTCTGTCTCAGCTGCAGGGGGCTCTGAAAGCCATCTTCAGCTCTTCCTACTGTAGTTTACAGCAATGATAAGATGTATGTGTGAGCATGGTTTGTGCAGGCAGCACTAGTAGGTCATTTAGATCATGTGTATGGGAAAATGTTTGAATGCAACCTGTTGATAAATGCACTTTTATGTCAAAGAAGATACTGCAGTAATTATGAGATGATGGGAGAGACTTGAATGACTTGCCTGAGTGTGTGAGCGTCCTGCCTCTCAGAGCCTTCAGGGACGCTGGACTGTGGCTACGACCTGAATGCACaagcgctgctgctgctgagagaCACTGTCACTGCTTATGAGCATTTGACAATATTTATGATCTTTTCAAAATGCCAACAAATAAACCAAATGTGTGAACTTAACAGTGTCTGTCATTCCAGTTAATCTTTCAAGAATTATCAGCAACATGAGCACACTCTTAGAGATAAAGGTGCTAACTAGAACCCTTTTTTGTTCCCAACAGAACCTTTTATGAAGTTTCCACCTGGAAACTTTTAAGAGCATTCGATCTAGAGCCCGACAAAAAGGGTTATACAAACATCTGTAAAAGGGTTCCACCTAGAGTCCTCTATGATCATTTTGAACCATTAagagcattttgaccaaaagtGTATAAATAAGTGTATGtaagaaaataataagaaatagGCAAAAGAACATACAAAAGCACTGAAACACGTAAGTACAGATAAAAATGGATTCATGGCATGTCCATAGAAGGGCACATGAGCACAGAGCAAACATATAACCATAGACAAAAGCACATAACAAGGCACAACCAGACATAAGCACTATTAATGAAACAGTGACCTAACTATATAACCTAAAACAAaagtacaacataaaacacaacatagACCAAAGCACATAGCCACAAACAACACAAGAGCACAAAACAAAGCACATGAGCAAGGACAACAGCACACAAGCACAATTAGCAAGACAGTGATATCACCATAAGACCAAAGCACAATAAGGAAAACGTACCATACAAAAGCACCTAAGCCCCAACATGCAGTAATGAAATGAGGACTTAACCACTAATTCAGATCATGACACCTCTTCAATCAGTCAGTTCAGATAGAAcagggaagaaagaaaagaaaacaaaggaaaaaagacaacaaaaaatactcaaataaataaaaataagataataaaactgccacaaaaataatctctgTCCTTTTACTCCTCCCCTTATGCACAATACATGCAAACAAGTTATATAAAATTTCAAAGATTTGTGCAATATGTACTCGATTCAGTTTTCCCCAAATTCTATGAAATTCAGAGAGCCCTTTCATATTTCAAGGGTTTAATCTTGAACCCACCCAgtctttttgtaaatgtttcacCTATAGGCCTAACCCTCTGGTCTTCTGATGGGTCCTGTGAGGAACTATATTGTATTCTACAGACAAGGAGAAAAATGATTGATTATCTCAAAGAAATACTATTAGAAAATAGCATAATTTAGCAGTTTCACTAATGAGAGATTTTCCCTCTAGATTGCTAACATGGTTTCGTTTGAATAACAGACCCTATAAGATCAAATCAATATTTCATTCGAGaaaagtttaaaagaaaaatttgTGAAGcagaactttgtttttcctctttcctgcctcattaatcatctcacaactcctcagatttatcttgtggCCCTTGAGAGGGGGCCCCCTGGTTAAGAATCAGTGGACCAAACAACTGAACTGCATCAACTGCATTCAAAACAAGCTCCGCCTCCACcggctacaacagtaaaatgctgcttacacatgAATGTATCAGCATTAAATGTAATACATACATCAgtcacaggggacatttttcTGCAGAACTGTTTACTTTTAAAACTTTGAGTACATTTTGCAGTCGCATTAAATGCAATTTTTTCTTGTTGTATTAGAactattattttaataaagcaTATAAGTAGTGATTACTGAGATGTTGATGAAAGAAGATGATCAGAAACCTGGATACCATTATGATCGTGCATACAGGGATATAAATGACCCGTTTTACAAGACTCAAACTAAGatgaagtgcatgtaaacaaactaacTGCTCTGCCATCAGGTCCTAGAACCACCAGAAGGAAGTAAGAAGAATCCTGTCCGATTAAACATTTGCAATATATGTTAAACTCTGTGGCGTTTCTGTGAGTGGAGTTTGGACATTTTCCAACAGTATGAGTTAAGATAAACAAATGAAGTCAGACTTTGACCTCAGTCTGTTAAAATCCAGATGGACAGCTACCCTCAGCTGATCACTGTTCCATCTACCAGAGCGACTCCAGGTAGGAACCAAAGTCtcaactgaaaaataaagacactCACTTCACTTTATGTTTGATCTCTGTACCATGTTAGAGCATTTGTGGATTACATGCTCTGTTCTGCTGCTGGGTCAGGAGGCAGTCAGGGCAGTGTGTGAAGAGACTCTGATCATGTGTGGTGTGCTGTGTCAGTGTATACTTACAAGAATGTAactaagcacatttactcaaatactgtacttaagtacaacgTTGAgctacttgtactttacttgaatatttccattttatgcaacttAACACATTTACTTCACTACATCTTAGCGACAAATATTATACTTCTTACTGCAccacatttgtctgacagctttaattACTTTTCAAATGAAAGTTTTTCATCGCCCTCCTGTCTGGTGAcaaccatgtatctccagatgtgttaAAACcgaaggatgaagtgttcctttacgCGTTGAGAAAATTCTCCATCTTCTTAAGATCAGTAAACTCTTAAAAACCCTACTGGAttagctggaaaatgcatcattacaaagctgaaaacagggctgtttttctgacaccatgaaaagCTGAATTTTTAGGGAAATGTAGTTCTCACAAGACAACCATGAGGACCTCAGAAACATATAATGATCTTATAGGATATGACGCATGGCTGTAGATTAAATTACCAAACAGTATATAAAGGGGTTTAAATGAACACAGACTTAAACATCTATGGCAGTAAATGCAACATACAAATGAATGCAGTGGTAATATTATTCCAAACACATCATATAATAGTAAatgagcacttttacttttgatacttaaagtatattttgctggaaaaaaaatacttctGAGTCAGCAACGTTTTGAATGTaatagtggagtattttcacagtgtggtattagcacttttacttcagtaaaggatGTGAATACATTTTCCATTACTATTACTCATGTTGTGGGGACATGAATCtgttcacacagtcacactgtgGGGACTTGACTTCCTTTTGAGTgtggtgtggggagcagtgagagctggctttaggggagtgtctctgggacgccagagatcactgtctagcctcctggaggtgtcgtgggaccaactagacgaaacactggtgaagggaggttcccacctgatgaccccaaagacatgttagttatcactgctcactggtctgtatagttaagccttgccataacagcttatcatagggcttaggaggttattcactgagtgctgatcctttctctagagcacaaatttcttgtgtttatttgaacttgaGGATGAAACACAAGTTCCCACAACATGAGTCATTAAGTTTTAGAGTGAAGACTTGAGTTAAGGTCAGGGTATAGGGTTAGTCTCCTGGAAATGAATGTAAGTCAATGTAATGTCCTCTGaagtgatgaaaacacaattcaagtgtgggtgtgtgtgtgtttgtgtgggtgggtgtgtgtttgtgtgggtgtgtgtgtgtgtgtgtgcatcacatGGTAAGGATATAGCAGACAATTAGTGAACCGTGGAAAGGCTCTGGGATGTGCTGCAGTAACACCACACTGTGACTAATGCCATATACCTGTATCAGCTATTTCTAGCAATAAGGCTGGGTTCGCAGAGGGTTTATATTTCCACTGAAACACTGAGTGAACGAAAAACTAATAACAAAAAGCAGGTCACTGAATGGTAGGCTATTTTTGCTGCTTTGTAGGCTGAATTTTTGTCTACATGTGCACTGACTACTGCTTTATGAAAGTCTTGaatgtatgtacacacacacacacacacacacacacacacacacacacacacagagcgctgTAGTGTGGGAGTTAATGAATTCAGATGTGAGTGATAATCAGTAACTAAGTATAAGGACTTAGTCATGATGACTGGGTCCAGTCCATATGAGAAAACCTCACACTCgtctctgtcactgtctttcCTCTGTCAGGTCCTTAGGGTTGAAACATGAGCGCCTTCGTGACTCTCTCCACAGGGCAGAGGATGCCTGTGGTCGGACTTGGCACATGGAAGAGCGCTCCAGGACAGGTGGAGCAGACTTTGTTTGTTAAGACCAACCATatttctgtacatttttaaacaggaTGAAGTATTGTTGgactgtgtctgtgtccatGTGTTTTCAGGTGAAGCAGGCAGTGCTGGCAGCCTTAGACTGTGGGTACAGACACATTGACTGTGCTGCTGCATACAGCAATGAACAGGAGGTGGGAGAGGCTCTGGCTGTCAGGGTCAGCCCTGGTAAGGTGAGAGACTCTAGTTCAGCTTGAATCAGATATTGAATTTGACGGTTCATTTCTTGACCTTGGAAGCAGcagttgacaaaacaatctctGCTCAAGATCCTCTTACCTGTTGTTGTGGTTTCAACCATATCACACGGTTTCAGGTGTTGGTTGACCCTTTATTACCTGTCTACTAATAAACTTTTGATGATAGACTGATTATCAATATCAGAGCAAGTGTGAAACATTTTCATGCCCTCTCTCTGATTCATCATGTACCTCAAACTACCTTCAGCTATCAGGTATTTTCACTGTATTGTACAGCAAATGTTTGTATATCCTTTCCCTCAAGGCTCTGCGTCGTGAGGAGCTGTTTGTCACATCCAAACTGTGGAACACCAAACATGACCCGCAGGATGTTGAGGAAGCGTGCAGGACCAGTCTGGCCCACCTGGGTCTCTCCTATTTGGACCTGTACCTCATGCACTGGCCCATGGCATTTCAGTGAGCAACTGCACACAGTGAACTGGTTTTATCTCTGTATAGTTGTTCTTGTGTGAATCAGTGTGAAATGATACAGTGTCACATTAGCTGAAGTTGTGTATGTGGATGTTTAAGGCGGGGGAAGGAGCTGATGCCTCGACGCGAAGATGGAAGTATTTGTTACTCCAACACACATTACAGAGATACTTGGACAGCCATGGAGAGCCTAGTGGACAAAGGTCTGGTCAAAGCCATAGGACTGTCCAACTTCAACGCCAGACAGGTTGATGATATAATCAGCATGGCCAGACACACACCTGTGGTCAACCAGGTACAGTGTTCTTTCTCATAggccaaaataaatacatttgattaAGTTTGATAAACAACAGAGAAGGTGGTCACTCAGAAATAGGCTGAAAACTGTCGGATGgtgtgtctcattgtgtcacaGGTGGAGTGCCATCCTTATTTGTCTCAAGTAGATCTCCTGTCTCACTGTCGGTCAGTCTACCTGCAGTTTAACATgccatcaaaatgtattttcttcaaGATCACTTTGATCAGATATTGTTCCCATTGTGTCAGTAACAGTGTGTCAGTAACGGTGCGTGTCCCTCGGCCTCAGGTCAGTGGCAGTTTGTGTGACAGCCTACAGTCCTCTGGGCAGCGGGGACAGACCCTGGGCCTCTCCTGATGAACCCAGTCTGCTGCAGGATCCTCGACTGGGAGCTATCGCCCAGAGATACCAGAGAACACCTGCCCAGGTCATACTCAGGTAAGAACCAAAGCTTCAACTTCAAAGTTAAGCTCAGATGTAGCAGATACCAACAACCAGGACCAAACCTCTTTAGCTTTTAATATATGGTGCCCTTTTGGCAGGTGGCATGTTCAGAGGGGTGTCGTGTGTATCCCTAAGAGTGTGACACCCACCAGGATCAAGCAGAACTTGCAGGTGTTTGACTTTTCTCTGTCAGAAGACGACATGAAGCTGATTGAATCCTTCAACCGCAACGAGCGCTTCATCGTCCCAACAGTCGAGGTGAGTCACTGATGTTATGACACCTCGCAAGATTTTAACAGGATGTCTCAAGCAGAGCCCATATAGACCTATGACTTGTGTTTATATACGTGCGACAGCCGTCTTAGTCCAAAATTAACTTAAAGCTTGGACTCACAGATGACGCTACATGGCTGACACATCAGCCTGTTTTAGATCTACGAGTCTCTGATGAGCCAGACTGTAGGAATCTGGGTCAAACGTCCTGACTCCTGAAGATTTCTGTTGTAATCAACCCATATATGTAGCTATAATGTGATCTTAACTAAtgtattgtcttttttcacagaGAGACGGCAAGAGAGTGTGGAGAGATGGAGAACATCCTCATTTCCCCTTCAATGATCCTTACTGAGTCTACACACAAggaatgttgtgtttttgaaatttctacattaaattaaaatataatcaaAATTAAATTAGCTTTTGCTCTTTGGGAGGAATGTCATTgacataataaaaatatttaaatgactAAATTTGTAGAAGACTTTAAgtctttaaaacatgttttccccGGTCTTATCTTTATTGAGATTGCAGTGAAGAAAACTGACTTTTCTTCCACTGCCAGAGTGACACTATGTGGTCAGTAACAGAACTGCCTCTCTGCCAGGTGACAATGGCTttgatcagtgtttctaaaCCAGGGGTCCTCAGGGGAGCTCCAGAGGGGTCGCCAGAAAATGGGGAAATAATTTTCACTATTTAACTCACTATAAAAGTGAGCCCAATGTGAGTATAAGTAGTGGCTGATAACTATACAATTAATATCTATCAACCACAGTCTTTTCAGATCGAGCTCCCTGAAGCAAACTCTTATTAAATGGGCATCCATGACCTAATGTTTATCAATTTGGGTTAGCTTGACACAAAAGCAGTTGAGAACAATGGCTTCGATCGCCTGCATGTCTCACACAGTGAAGACTTTTTCAAGGTTAAATCATCACTGAGTCATTGCAGCAGCACCGCTCTGAGAGATCACACTTTCAATCATGTTGCACTTCTGAATACAACTGATGAACAATTAATTATCCTTTTCAATGTCAGgtaaaaaattaaatgcagAACTGCTGTGAAAATCCATTCATCCCTCTCCCTGTTGATGCTTCCTGGCTCACCAAACAAAAAATCTCAATAAAATTTCCCCAATGAAATGAAATTCACCATCTTAATTTTCTATAACTACAGTGGAAACATCTTATAGTGATCATGGTTACAGTGACAAACTGCTTAAAAGGAGGAGAATCATTCCTGGATAAATGCTGTTAAAGTAATTTGCTGATAGTATTCAAGTAGTCTCCTTACAATGTTTGAGTCTTTCTTAAATGACATATTATTTATACTTTACTCCCAGGAtactgaggctgctgctgtgtgcacACTGAAATCATGACAGGAAGACAAACTGCCAAAAATGAGGCAATGAGATGCTGCAACGAAACTTGGTGTTCCTCAGGTTACCATTTTCTAGTCTACTCAAACAATGACAATGGTTATAGCTGCTgttgatggagacagaaaacaaatgcgCAGAGAAAACACCGGTGCTTGTCCACGTGATGCCCACCATTACTTTGCATTCATGTaatcaatataaaaatgttagATGGTTATCTGCATGAgatataaagacagaaaaataaaaataatctgtttaGTGATCAATTTAGCCCGAGTGTGATCACTAAGAGGTTTCTACTGTATATCTTTATATAGAAGATACGTACGAGCCTTAAATTGAGTACAGATACCCTAATCAGACAGAATGCACGTGAACTATCAATAAAGAAGTTTCAAACGGACACTGATAACACTTCCATTTTGTgagattttattttcaacaacATAACCTTGACAAATCTGTAATACATTATAtgctactgtttatttaaaaaaaaaaagaggaagtcataagcaatatgtttttttcttttctttcttataGTCTAGCATAGAATCCCATCACTAAAGCCATTCATGTTGGTTGTGATATATTGAGAATGAGGCCACT from Epinephelus moara isolate mb chromosome 8, YSFRI_EMoa_1.0, whole genome shotgun sequence includes these protein-coding regions:
- the akr1a1a gene encoding aldo-keto reductase family 1 member A1-A; amino-acid sequence: MSAFVTLSTGQRMPVVGLGTWKSAPGQVKQAVLAALDCGYRHIDCAAAYSNEQEVGEALAVRVSPGKALRREELFVTSKLWNTKHDPQDVEEACRTSLAHLGLSYLDLYLMHWPMAFQRGKELMPRREDGSICYSNTHYRDTWTAMESLVDKGLVKAIGLSNFNARQVDDIISMARHTPVVNQVECHPYLSQVDLLSHCRSVAVCVTAYSPLGSGDRPWASPDEPSLLQDPRLGAIAQRYQRTPAQVILRWHVQRGVVCIPKSVTPTRIKQNLQVFDFSLSEDDMKLIESFNRNERFIVPTVERDGKRVWRDGEHPHFPFNDPY